The stretch of DNA GCATTATTTTTCGTTGACAAAATTAACTAAAAATTTTAAAATAAATAGTGCCTCTTAGAAAACTATCTATTTAATTTTGTATTGTTTCTTAATAGACACTACTCAGAAATTCGAAATATAAATATTGTATATTTAATATTTTATGTATTTTTGATGTTTATAAAATATTGTTATTATTGCATATTAGTAACAGCTTGATATTTAAAGAATTAGTGATTTAACAATGAGTGTTAAAACATTTTATTAAAAAGGTTTATTAAAAATATTATTGCTATTAATAATATTTATTTTACTTTAGAGGCGTTAAAAAAAATAAAAAATACATCAATTATGGAAGATAAAAAATTTGAAATCGAAGGAGATATTGAAGAGAATGATGAACTTACCGAAGAGTTTGAAGAAGATGATGAAGAATATGTAAGCCGTGGACGGGGTATTTATATTTTACTCGCAGTGTTTATTCTTCTATTTTTAGCATCATTAAGTTTGTTTGCATATTTCCAATTATATCAAGGAGATGGAAATTGGGATTTTTCTTTTAAAAAGAAAAGCTCAGGCAATGTTGCTGTAAACAAAGGATTGCAGGAAGAGAATATTATGTTATATTCGCAAGTTGACAGCCTTAATAATGTTATTGCAAATATGGAAAATGCTCAAATTGCAACTTCTGAAACTCCTGAGTCTTCTGAAACTGTTGAAGAAACATCATCACCAAAGCCTAAAACAACAGGCTCATCGGAATTGTTCCATCAGGATTTAGCAGGAGAAAAATATGAGGTGCAAATTGGTGCGTTCAGGTCATTTAATTTTTCTAAATACAACAATAATCTTGTAAATATGAATGTAGATGTAAAAAATGGTTTAAATCAACTTGTGATTGGACGTTTTTCTACTTTCAAAGACGCTTGTGTTTTTGCTAAAGATATGAAATCAATTGGAATCCAAAATGCTTTTGTTGTTAAAAAAGTTGATGGAAAAAGAGTGAAATTCAGTAAATATTGCAATTAATCTGGTATTGGGAATTGAATGGATTTGGATAAATAGTGTTTCTAAGTAGTGTCACTAAGTAGTGTCTCTAAGAAAACTCTGCAAAATTAGATTCCTATCTTTTTGCGATATTTTTATCTTTTTCAACTCACTGATGCTAAGGCATCGCCTCGTCTCAAAAAATAAAAATCTCACATGCCTGACGGCAGGCAGGTCAAAAATCTTAGAAATCATAAAATTTGATAGTTTTCTTAGAGGCACTAAGTAATTATTTGCAGTTATTTTTAATAATTTTTTGTTCAAGTTTTGATGTAGAGTATCCTTCAAGGAAAGGTAAAATAATAACCTTGCCTCCATTTCTTTTAATTATATCTGCTCCTACAATATCATTTTCATTGTAATCACCACCTTTAATTAAAATGTCGGGGATTATTTTTGATAAAATTTCATAAGGAGTTTCTTCATTGAAAAGCAAAATTGTATCAACAAATTCTAATGAAGCGAGTAACATCATTCGTGTAAATTCATCTTTAATTGGTCTGCCTTTTCCTTTTAATAACTTTACAGAACTATCGGAATTAACAGCAATAATAAATTTATCGCCCAAATCGGATGCTTTTGTGAGGTAATCTAAATGACCA from Bacteroidota bacterium encodes:
- the rfaE2 gene encoding D-glycero-beta-D-manno-heptose 1-phosphate adenylyltransferase, translated to MDSFQKIKNKIKSLDEIVTLKKQWKSNGKKVVFTNGCFDLIHLGHLDYLTKASDLGDKFIIAVNSDSSVKLLKGKGRPIKDEFTRMMLLASLEFVDTILLFNEETPYEILSKIIPDILIKGGDYNENDIVGADIIKRNGGKVIILPFLEGYSTSKLEQKIIKNNCK
- a CDS encoding SPOR domain-containing protein, which gives rise to MEDKKFEIEGDIEENDELTEEFEEDDEEYVSRGRGIYILLAVFILLFLASLSLFAYFQLYQGDGNWDFSFKKKSSGNVAVNKGLQEENIMLYSQVDSLNNVIANMENAQIATSETPESSETVEETSSPKPKTTGSSELFHQDLAGEKYEVQIGAFRSFNFSKYNNNLVNMNVDVKNGLNQLVIGRFSTFKDACVFAKDMKSIGIQNAFVVKKVDGKRVKFSKYCN